The proteins below come from a single Streptomyces sp. M92 genomic window:
- a CDS encoding DUF4097 family beta strand repeat-containing protein produces the protein MSEWSVAEPRKLTFDESVSELQVRIVHGTVNVVGTDEGSARLEVSEIEGPPLIVTQQDGVLTVAYEDLPWKGFLKWLDRKGWRRNAVVSLAVPTSTRVEVGVVGAAAVVSGLEGHAEVKGVFGDTTLVSLTGPVRADTVSGNVEAQALSGDLRFNSVSGDLTVVEAGSSVRADSVSGSMVVDLDTTGGPTDISLNSVSGEIAIRLPQPADAKVEANTASGSVSNAFEDLRVTGQWGAKRITGRLGAGNGRLKATTVSGSIALLRRPATEEAPWEEDAPGPASGPVGDAQDDSGDNSASGRDHGATGAPADSTTDKKVL, from the coding sequence ATGTCCGAGTGGTCCGTCGCGGAGCCCAGGAAGCTCACCTTCGACGAGTCCGTCAGCGAGCTCCAGGTACGCATCGTCCATGGAACAGTGAACGTCGTGGGCACGGACGAGGGTTCCGCCCGCCTGGAGGTCTCGGAGATCGAGGGACCGCCCCTGATCGTGACCCAGCAGGACGGCGTGCTCACCGTGGCCTACGAGGACCTGCCCTGGAAGGGCTTCCTCAAATGGCTCGACCGCAAGGGCTGGCGCCGCAACGCGGTGGTCTCCCTCGCCGTTCCGACCAGCACCCGCGTGGAGGTCGGAGTCGTCGGTGCGGCGGCCGTCGTCTCGGGACTGGAGGGCCACGCCGAGGTGAAGGGCGTCTTCGGGGACACCACGCTGGTGAGCCTCACGGGCCCGGTCCGCGCGGACACCGTCTCGGGGAACGTGGAGGCGCAGGCGCTCTCCGGCGACCTGCGCTTCAACTCGGTCTCCGGGGACCTCACGGTGGTGGAGGCGGGTTCCTCCGTGCGGGCCGACTCGGTGAGCGGTTCGATGGTCGTCGACCTGGACACGACGGGCGGGCCGACCGACATCAGCCTGAACAGCGTCTCGGGCGAGATCGCCATCCGGCTGCCGCAGCCGGCCGACGCGAAGGTGGAGGCCAACACGGCGAGCGGCTCCGTCTCCAACGCCTTCGAGGACTTGCGGGTGACCGGCCAGTGGGGCGCCAAGCGGATCACCGGCCGGCTCGGCGCGGGCAACGGCCGGCTGAAGGCCACCACGGTCTCCGGCTCGATCGCCCTGCTGCGCCGCCCGGCGACGGAGGAGGCACCGTGGGAGGAGGATGCGCCGGGCCCGGCTTCCGGCCCGGTGGGCGACGCGCAGGACGACTCGGGGGACAATTCCGCTTCCGGCCGGGACCACGGCGCCACCGGCGCCCCGGCCGACAGCACGACCGACAAGAAGGTGCTCTGA
- a CDS encoding AAA family ATPase, with product MSEWFIYRGTGQPDPERIGQLPAPPPWRAFDTPAVDYDVPDLGSSTRRRLGARTVPLPIQDPGTLELVNASLYLRRPLLVTGEPGVGKSTLAHSIAYELGLGRVLEWPVVSRSELRDGLYTYDAIGRLQDAQLPDGQGAPDIGRYIKLGPLGTALLAADRPRVLLIDELDKSDIDLPNDLLNVLEEGAFAIPELERIADRTPVVEVLTDDGRRVAVAEGRVQCRAFPFVVMTSNREREFPAPLLRRCIPLDLRAPRDERLAALVQAHFGQGAYDDNHDIVDRFARAETDGALRPTDQLLNAIFLAQYAARDAAHRREEISDLLMQPLDRGPR from the coding sequence ATGAGCGAGTGGTTCATCTACCGGGGCACCGGGCAGCCGGACCCCGAACGGATCGGGCAGCTGCCCGCCCCGCCCCCGTGGCGGGCCTTCGACACCCCGGCCGTGGACTACGACGTACCGGATCTCGGCTCCTCCACCCGGCGCAGGCTCGGCGCACGCACCGTCCCGCTGCCCATCCAGGACCCCGGCACCCTCGAACTGGTCAATGCCTCCCTCTATCTGCGCCGCCCCCTGCTCGTCACCGGCGAACCGGGCGTGGGCAAGTCGACGCTGGCCCACTCCATCGCCTACGAACTCGGCCTCGGCCGAGTCCTGGAATGGCCGGTCGTGTCCCGCAGCGAACTGCGCGACGGGCTCTACACGTACGACGCCATCGGCCGTCTCCAGGACGCCCAGCTGCCCGACGGCCAGGGGGCCCCTGACATCGGCAGGTACATCAAACTCGGCCCGCTCGGCACCGCGCTGCTCGCCGCCGACCGGCCCCGCGTGCTGCTCATCGACGAGCTGGACAAGAGCGACATCGACCTGCCCAACGACCTGCTCAACGTGCTGGAGGAGGGTGCCTTCGCCATCCCCGAGCTCGAGCGGATCGCCGACCGCACCCCGGTCGTCGAGGTCCTCACCGACGACGGCAGGCGGGTCGCGGTCGCGGAGGGCCGGGTGCAGTGCCGGGCCTTCCCCTTCGTCGTGATGACCAGTAACCGTGAGCGCGAGTTCCCCGCCCCGCTGCTGCGCCGCTGCATCCCGCTGGACCTCAGGGCCCCGCGCGACGAACGCCTCGCCGCTCTGGTGCAGGCACATTTCGGCCAGGGGGCCTACGACGACAACCACGACATCGTGGACCGGTTCGCCCGCGCCGAGACGGACGGTGCGCTACGGCCCACCGACCAGCTGCTCAACGCGATCTTCCTCGCCCAGTACGCCGCCCGCGACGCCGCACACCGGCGCGAGGAGATCTCGGACCTCCTGATGCAGCCCCTGGACCGCGGGCCGCGGTAA
- a CDS encoding DUF6104 family protein: MYFTDRGIEELEKRRGEEEVTFEWLAEQLRTFVDLNPDFEVPVERLATWLARLDDEDEDE, translated from the coding sequence TTGTACTTCACTGACCGTGGCATCGAGGAGCTGGAGAAGCGGCGCGGCGAGGAGGAGGTCACCTTCGAGTGGCTCGCCGAGCAGCTGCGGACCTTCGTCGACCTGAACCCGGACTTCGAGGTGCCGGTGGAGCGGCTGGCCACATGGCTGGCGCGGCTGGACGACGAGGACGAGGACGAGTAG
- a CDS encoding Clp protease N-terminal domain-containing protein, with translation MFNRFTKDARDVVQEAVRYAEEARAQTVGPEHLLLALLDREGSRGSFALRALGVLGAGGRGDAVRQALAEARRRAGLSQAEADALAGLGIDVSEIVARVEETHGVGAMSGDRKDRRWWSGHRSFGKGAKEALEQALRVAVDRRDRWIGDEHILLALTVRPGVPAEVLADHGVTYESLTRVLGGDSGEACA, from the coding sequence ATGTTCAATCGGTTCACGAAGGACGCCCGGGACGTGGTGCAGGAAGCGGTCCGGTACGCCGAGGAGGCGCGGGCGCAGACCGTCGGCCCCGAGCACTTGCTGCTGGCGCTGCTCGACCGGGAGGGCAGCCGCGGCTCCTTCGCGCTGCGGGCACTGGGGGTGCTCGGAGCCGGAGGGCGCGGTGACGCGGTGCGGCAGGCGCTGGCGGAGGCGCGGCGCCGTGCCGGACTGTCGCAGGCCGAGGCCGACGCGCTCGCCGGGCTCGGGATCGACGTCTCCGAGATCGTCGCCCGGGTGGAGGAGACCCACGGCGTCGGCGCGATGTCCGGCGACCGGAAGGACCGGCGCTGGTGGTCCGGACACCGGAGCTTCGGCAAGGGCGCCAAGGAAGCGCTGGAGCAGGCCCTCCGGGTCGCCGTCGACCGGCGCGACCGGTGGATCGGGGACGAGCACATCCTCCTCGCCCTGACCGTCCGTCCCGGTGTGCCGGCCGAGGTGCTCGCCGACCACGGAGTGACGTACGAGTCGCTGACCAGGGTGCTGGGCGGCGACTCGGGGGAGGCCTGCGCCTGA
- a CDS encoding NAD(P)-dependent malic enzyme, whose protein sequence is MAAEIVNPRSDSDAGTEQETGEPLDSFDPAFALHRGGKMAVQATVPVRDKDDLSLAYTPGVAKVCSAIAEQPDLVHDYTWKSSVVAVVTDGTAVLGLGDIGPEASLPVMEGKAILFKQFGGVDAVPIALDCTDADDIVETVVRLAPSFGGVNLEDISAPRCFEIERKLQERLDIPIFHDDQHGTAVVTLAALRNAARLSGRTLGELRAVISGAGAAGVAIAKMLVEAGIGDVAVADRKGVVCADRDDLTPVKQELASFTNKAGLSGSLESALAGADVFIGVSGGTVPEPAVASMAKGAFVFAMANPNPEVHPEVAHKYAAVVATGRSDFPNQINNVLAFPGIFAGALQVRASRITEGMKLAAAEALASVVGDDLAADYVIPSPFDERVAPAVTAAVAAAARAEGVARR, encoded by the coding sequence GTGGCAGCGGAGATCGTCAATCCTCGCAGCGACAGCGACGCCGGTACGGAGCAGGAGACGGGGGAGCCCCTCGACTCCTTCGACCCGGCGTTCGCGCTGCACCGCGGCGGCAAGATGGCCGTGCAGGCCACCGTGCCGGTCCGCGACAAGGACGACCTGTCCCTGGCGTACACGCCCGGCGTCGCGAAAGTGTGCAGCGCGATCGCCGAGCAGCCCGACCTGGTGCACGACTACACGTGGAAGTCGTCGGTCGTGGCGGTCGTGACGGACGGTACTGCGGTTCTGGGGCTCGGGGACATCGGCCCCGAGGCCTCCCTTCCGGTGATGGAGGGGAAGGCGATCCTCTTCAAGCAGTTCGGCGGCGTGGACGCGGTTCCGATCGCACTGGACTGCACGGACGCGGACGACATCGTCGAGACGGTGGTGCGGCTCGCACCCTCCTTCGGCGGCGTGAACCTGGAGGACATCTCGGCGCCGCGGTGCTTCGAGATCGAGCGCAAGCTCCAGGAGCGGCTCGACATCCCGATCTTCCACGACGACCAGCACGGCACGGCGGTCGTGACGCTGGCGGCGCTGCGGAACGCGGCGCGGCTGAGCGGGCGGACGCTGGGTGAGCTGCGGGCGGTGATCTCGGGCGCGGGCGCGGCCGGTGTCGCCATCGCCAAGATGCTGGTCGAGGCCGGCATCGGGGACGTGGCGGTCGCGGACCGCAAGGGCGTCGTCTGTGCCGACCGGGACGACCTGACGCCGGTCAAGCAGGAACTGGCCTCCTTCACCAACAAGGCCGGGCTGTCCGGTTCGCTGGAGTCGGCCCTCGCGGGTGCCGACGTCTTCATCGGCGTCTCCGGCGGTACGGTGCCGGAGCCGGCGGTCGCCTCCATGGCGAAGGGCGCCTTCGTCTTCGCGATGGCCAACCCGAACCCCGAGGTGCACCCGGAGGTCGCGCACAAGTACGCGGCGGTCGTGGCGACGGGGCGGTCCGACTTCCCGAACCAGATCAACAACGTGCTGGCCTTCCCGGGCATCTTCGCGGGCGCGCTGCAGGTGCGGGCGTCGCGGATCACCGAGGGCATGAAGCTGGCGGCGGCCGAGGCGCTGGCCTCCGTGGTGGGCGACGATCTCGCCGCGGACTACGTCATCCCGTCCCCGTTCGACGAGCGGGTGGCGCCGGCGGTCACGGCGGCGGTGGCGGCGGCGGCGCGGGCGGAGGGGGTTGCGCGGCGGTGA
- a CDS encoding CU044_2847 family protein has translation MSHIQDVQLPDGTVITARISEADGYDDQEDVGFTETAVAKVERLQELITGVGSSVLSAARAAGPSEAAITFGVELTAKEGLALAVLARGETKASLEVTLTWQFDRPGGPAGARVPAPHE, from the coding sequence ATGAGCCACATCCAGGACGTGCAGCTGCCGGACGGGACGGTGATCACCGCCCGGATCAGCGAGGCGGACGGGTACGACGACCAGGAGGACGTCGGTTTCACCGAGACCGCCGTCGCCAAGGTCGAGCGGCTCCAGGAGCTGATAACTGGGGTCGGGTCCTCGGTGCTGAGCGCGGCCCGCGCGGCCGGGCCCAGCGAGGCCGCCATCACCTTCGGCGTGGAGCTGACGGCCAAGGAGGGACTGGCCTTGGCGGTGCTCGCCCGGGGCGAGACCAAGGCGTCGCTCGAGGTGACGCTCACCTGGCAGTTCGACCGGCCCGGCGGCCCGGCGGGCGCGCGGGTGCCGGCCCCGCACGAGTGA
- a CDS encoding HTH domain-containing protein — MSEATDLAARAGDRDPRVGLRAVAALRRLLEQLEAVQVRGARNQGWSWQEIATELGVSRQAVHKKYGRH; from the coding sequence ATGAGCGAAGCAACCGATCTCGCCGCACGCGCGGGTGATCGCGATCCTCGGGTCGGGCTGCGGGCCGTCGCCGCACTGCGCAGGCTGCTGGAGCAGCTCGAGGCGGTGCAGGTGCGCGGTGCACGCAACCAGGGGTGGTCGTGGCAGGAGATCGCCACCGAACTCGGGGTCAGCAGGCAGGCCGTGCACAAGAAGTACGGGAGGCATTGA
- a CDS encoding VMAP-C domain-containing protein codes for MGEGKDRLYELARAATVHLLPARGDGAPMWGSGFFVAPGRVLTAAHVLRPHLAADPGAVFRVRGEGVDAEARLEQWLLTDPRRQTVPLEEDLALVRLAGEPEEYRHECVWLADRAVLHSGALKVCGYHPGPPETHFRIVDAEINGHEDRHGLIIKPDIDFPGGVSGGPLVDPETGAVIGLVKSRRKQQDGGKAVAISALRRFGPAYRTLLAEHDRWHGDEPQSPAGDNWIDLQGGPPAGTGEQWTPADRRDALRLLAELPPPPDAPTVELLAKKARSRNTWPGATPELLTWRDGTGLLYEGARPLEALTFLRYLRCIELYTASRGGDATALGRWIERRLRREPRRPLHDLVHDVGLPEGLRPPPETAPERVVIPYPGPGEGATVAVLLDPVIGTRPTRFFWQIWYDDGQGEPELHEVDGSVHGHDPAGLVQALRGPLGRLLRAKDQEARPVPLEVALPVEHFDTAVHRWRFDDIAELNDAGHLGARRRVVLRALERRGDPDKLWTERWEAMSSQRRFNGWRTPGQGGFPGAHGYRHAAFDRIPVMCRPVGRDPGRTAMRLALESGHGIALWHVDGHSSPVCPESCDTLYARAEELLTTLGSLAELPDRIRHVRQEISELRNDRAWAEPMALLYDDPRRPLPSEEGGTLDAPL; via the coding sequence ATGGGTGAGGGGAAGGACCGCCTCTACGAACTCGCCCGCGCCGCCACCGTTCACCTGCTGCCCGCCCGGGGCGACGGTGCGCCGATGTGGGGCAGCGGCTTCTTCGTCGCGCCGGGACGAGTCCTCACCGCCGCCCACGTGCTGCGCCCGCACCTCGCGGCGGACCCCGGCGCCGTCTTCAGGGTGCGCGGCGAGGGGGTCGACGCCGAGGCCCGTCTGGAACAGTGGCTGCTGACCGACCCGCGCCGCCAGACCGTTCCCCTGGAGGAGGACCTGGCCCTGGTGCGGCTGGCGGGGGAGCCCGAGGAGTACCGGCACGAGTGCGTGTGGCTCGCCGACCGGGCCGTGCTCCACTCCGGCGCACTCAAGGTGTGCGGGTACCACCCGGGACCGCCCGAGACGCACTTCCGGATCGTCGACGCCGAGATCAACGGGCACGAGGACCGGCACGGACTGATCATCAAGCCCGACATCGACTTCCCCGGCGGAGTCTCCGGCGGCCCCCTCGTCGACCCCGAGACGGGAGCCGTGATCGGGTTGGTCAAGTCGCGCCGCAAGCAGCAGGACGGCGGCAAGGCCGTCGCCATCTCCGCCTTGCGGCGCTTCGGACCGGCGTACCGCACGCTGCTGGCCGAGCACGACCGCTGGCACGGGGACGAGCCGCAGTCCCCGGCCGGGGACAACTGGATAGATCTCCAGGGCGGGCCCCCGGCCGGCACCGGCGAGCAGTGGACCCCCGCCGACCGCCGGGACGCGCTGCGCCTGCTCGCCGAACTGCCGCCGCCGCCGGACGCGCCCACCGTCGAACTGCTCGCCAAGAAGGCGCGCAGCCGCAACACCTGGCCGGGAGCCACCCCCGAACTGCTCACCTGGCGGGACGGCACGGGCCTGCTCTACGAGGGCGCCCGCCCGCTGGAGGCCCTGACTTTCCTGCGCTACCTGAGGTGCATCGAGCTGTACACGGCCTCCCGCGGCGGCGACGCGACCGCCCTCGGCCGGTGGATCGAGCGGCGACTGCGCCGTGAACCGCGACGGCCCCTGCACGACCTGGTCCACGACGTGGGTCTCCCCGAAGGGCTGCGCCCGCCCCCCGAGACCGCGCCGGAACGCGTCGTGATCCCCTACCCCGGGCCGGGCGAGGGGGCGACCGTCGCCGTCCTGCTCGACCCGGTGATCGGCACGAGGCCCACCCGGTTCTTCTGGCAGATCTGGTACGACGACGGCCAAGGTGAACCCGAACTCCACGAGGTGGACGGCTCGGTCCACGGACACGACCCCGCCGGCCTCGTCCAGGCGCTGCGAGGGCCGCTGGGCCGGCTGCTGCGGGCCAAAGACCAGGAGGCTCGGCCGGTGCCTCTCGAAGTCGCCCTCCCGGTCGAGCACTTCGACACCGCCGTGCACCGCTGGCGGTTCGACGACATAGCCGAACTCAACGACGCCGGGCACCTGGGGGCGCGCCGCCGCGTAGTGCTGCGCGCCCTCGAGCGCCGGGGAGATCCGGACAAACTCTGGACCGAACGCTGGGAGGCCATGTCCTCCCAGCGGCGCTTCAACGGCTGGCGCACCCCGGGGCAGGGCGGCTTCCCCGGTGCCCACGGTTACCGCCACGCCGCCTTCGACCGCATACCGGTCATGTGCCGCCCGGTCGGCCGCGACCCCGGACGCACCGCCATGAGGCTCGCCCTGGAGAGCGGGCACGGCATCGCCCTGTGGCACGTCGACGGCCACTCCTCCCCGGTCTGCCCCGAGTCGTGTGACACCCTCTACGCCAGGGCGGAGGAACTCCTCACCACGCTCGGCTCCCTCGCCGAACTGCCGGACCGGATACGCCACGTCCGCCAGGAGATCAGCGAGCTGCGGAACGACCGCGCCTGGGCCGAGCCGATGGCCCTTCTGTACGACGACCCGCGCCGCCCCCTGCCCTCCGAAGAGGGCGGAACGCTGGACGCGCCCCTGTGA
- a CDS encoding zinc-binding dehydrogenase: protein MFAVYAARIDRDQPLTGLELGERPAPEARPGWSVVDVRAASLNHHDLWSLRGVGLPEDRLPMILGCDAAGVDEDGNEVVLHSVIGQTGHGVGPKEPRSILTERYQGTFAEQVAVPTWNVLPKPKELSFAEAACLPTAWLTAYRMLFTNAGVRPGDSVLVQGAGGGVATAAIVLGKAAGLRVFATSRDEAKRKRALELGAVEAVETGARLPQRVDAVIETVGAATWSHSVKSLKPGGTLVISGATSGDRPSHAELTRIFFLELKVVGSTMGTKDELEDLLSFCAATGVRPVIDEVLPLDRAREGFERMASGEQFGKIVLSGS from the coding sequence ATGTTCGCTGTCTACGCCGCCCGAATCGACCGCGACCAGCCGCTGACCGGCCTGGAGTTGGGAGAGCGCCCGGCTCCCGAGGCCCGCCCCGGCTGGAGTGTCGTCGATGTCAGGGCCGCCTCCCTCAACCATCACGACCTGTGGTCCCTGCGCGGCGTCGGCCTCCCCGAGGACCGGCTGCCGATGATCCTCGGCTGCGACGCCGCCGGGGTCGACGAGGACGGCAACGAGGTCGTCCTGCACTCCGTGATCGGCCAGACCGGTCATGGAGTCGGCCCGAAGGAGCCCCGCTCGATCCTCACCGAGCGCTACCAGGGCACGTTCGCCGAGCAGGTCGCCGTGCCGACCTGGAACGTCCTGCCCAAGCCGAAGGAGCTCTCCTTCGCGGAGGCCGCCTGTCTGCCGACCGCCTGGCTGACGGCGTACCGGATGCTGTTCACCAACGCCGGGGTGCGCCCCGGGGACTCCGTGCTGGTGCAGGGCGCCGGCGGCGGGGTCGCCACGGCCGCGATCGTGCTCGGCAAGGCGGCGGGGCTGAGGGTCTTCGCCACCAGCCGGGACGAGGCCAAGCGCAAGCGCGCCCTGGAACTGGGCGCCGTGGAGGCCGTGGAGACGGGTGCGCGGCTGCCGCAGCGGGTCGACGCCGTCATCGAGACCGTGGGCGCGGCCACCTGGTCCCACTCGGTGAAGTCGCTCAAGCCGGGCGGCACCCTCGTCATCTCCGGCGCCACCAGCGGCGACCGGCCCTCCCACGCCGAGCTGACCCGCATCTTCTTCCTGGAGCTCAAGGTCGTCGGTTCCACGATGGGCACCAAGGACGAGCTGGAGGACCTGCTCTCCTTCTGCGCCGCCACCGGTGTCCGTCCCGTCATCGACGAAGTGCTCCCGCTGGACCGGGCCCGCGAGGGCTTCGAGCGGATGGCCTCCGGGGAGCAGTTCGGCAAGATCGTGCTCAGCGGCTCCTGA
- a CDS encoding PadR family transcriptional regulator, whose product MPPVFAHGRLRLYLLKLLDEAPRHGYEVIRLLEERFQGLYAPSAGTVYPRLAKLEAEGLVTHTTEGGRKVYAITDAGRAELSDRSGELADLELEIRESVAELAAEIRADVRGAAGDLRREMRAAAGAARRGTGSGAQDEGDSFTAGTAGADDKEAWRAAKEEMRRVKQEWKDQARRAKDESRRAREEAQRARRQAKEAQERARTQAQEEVQRIAQRVQEQVQDHFVRGDWPTGLREGLSELAKEVGDFGKDFGKEFGRDWGFGRSDDAASGDRAEYSATPEDFPAGYAPAWAHEDAAEPTGDPARDLDRLLDRFRDDIRDAARDHGVTADQLRESRRHLSAAAAHIGAILRAPKP is encoded by the coding sequence ATGCCCCCCGTCTTCGCGCACGGCCGCCTCCGCCTCTACCTCCTCAAGCTCCTGGACGAGGCACCGCGCCACGGCTACGAGGTGATCCGCCTCCTCGAGGAGCGCTTCCAGGGCCTGTACGCGCCGTCGGCGGGCACGGTGTACCCGCGCCTGGCCAAGCTGGAGGCCGAGGGCCTGGTCACCCACACCACCGAGGGCGGACGCAAGGTGTACGCCATCACGGACGCCGGCCGTGCCGAGCTGTCCGACCGCAGCGGTGAACTGGCCGACCTGGAGCTGGAGATCCGGGAGTCGGTCGCCGAGCTCGCCGCCGAGATCCGCGCCGACGTCCGCGGTGCCGCGGGCGACCTGCGCCGGGAGATGCGCGCCGCGGCAGGCGCGGCACGCCGGGGCACCGGCTCCGGAGCCCAGGACGAGGGGGACTCCTTCACCGCCGGCACCGCGGGCGCCGACGACAAGGAGGCCTGGCGCGCGGCCAAGGAGGAGATGCGGCGCGTCAAGCAGGAGTGGAAGGACCAGGCCCGCCGCGCCAAGGACGAGAGCCGCCGCGCCCGCGAGGAGGCCCAGCGGGCCCGGCGCCAGGCCAAGGAGGCCCAGGAGCGGGCCCGGACACAGGCACAGGAGGAAGTGCAGCGCATCGCCCAGCGGGTCCAGGAACAGGTGCAGGACCACTTCGTACGGGGCGACTGGCCGACGGGACTGCGCGAGGGGCTCAGCGAACTGGCCAAGGAGGTCGGAGACTTCGGCAAGGACTTCGGGAAGGAGTTCGGCCGGGACTGGGGCTTCGGCCGCTCCGACGACGCCGCGTCCGGGGACCGGGCCGAGTACTCCGCCACGCCCGAGGACTTCCCGGCCGGTTACGCGCCCGCCTGGGCCCACGAGGACGCCGCGGAGCCCACCGGCGATCCCGCCCGTGACCTGGATCGGCTGCTCGACCGCTTCCGGGACGACATCCGGGACGCGGCCCGGGACCACGGGGTCACGGCCGACCAGCTCCGCGAGTCACGCCGGCACCTGTCGGCAGCCGCGGCTCACATCGGAGCGATACTGCGGGCCCCCAAGCCCTGA